gtaaagacctgTATGAATCACCTATGTGTCACGAAATTTccgacgtagaaaatacgcaaaatgtaggtagtggctgtgtgacaatTTGAGGAGGGAGCCTCCAACGGCAGCTTATCTGTACAACAGGTTTCCCTCGGAAATACTTCCCTTCTGGCGCGGCGATCATTCACGCAAAAAAAAGGACACGGGAAGTCGGAAAATGTCTGTACTCCTGGCAGGCATTTCTGGTGAGGATAAGTGCACTGTGTCCGTCCTGCAAACCTCCCAGATTTACGTCCAAACTGCGGTTCGTTGACACCGCAGGCAGTTTGAAGGCACCCcgttttttaaattcctttcctgggtgggggtggggtgggggttgtgTTTGCTGTGAAGAATCTCGCTGGTGATCTTAGGAATGAAAGAACAAGGTGTAGAAACACGCTGGATAGGTGGCTTTTAGAAAGTTAGCTTATAGACTCTTTGGCAAAGTCATCAAGCCCCGACAAAAAAAAGGGGCAAATCTACAATGTCGGAATCCAGTCCTGTTCTCCGGTCGCAACCGCTCCACCTGCTGCTAATCAACTGTGTGCTTTAGCAACAACAAGGTAAGAGAGGTTGGTTCCCAGTCCCCAAAGACTTCAGTTTGATACCGGATCCGTCTCCTAGCTTCTCTTGGTCATCGGTCTACCTTCCCGGACGTGTTTGGTACTCCTCTTGTCCGTCTTCCCCTTCTCTCTCACCTTCCTCAGGCGCCTCGGAGGTGGGGTGCCCCTCGACTCGCTGTCCTCCTGAGCGCTGGACGTGTCCATCCCATCCCGCTCTTCGGGAATGTTGGGGATGGCCCCACTGCTCCCGTCTAAAATGTTCCTCAGGGAGGGGTCCTCTGGTGTGCAGGTGGCAGTGGTGCCGCTCTCGCTGCTGCTGAGGTCCTGCTCCTCGCTGTGTCGCCCCCCTCTGCCGTGAAGGTGAAAGGACGTGCCCCTGAAGGAGGGCCTGTCCCGCTCCGTCTCCCGGATGCTCTGCTGGGGCTCGTTCATGTCCACGCCCGAGTCCAGGCTGGTGTCGTTGCTGCTCGGTGGGCGGTGCCGGGTCTGGAGTTCGATGATGGAGTGGCGGACCTGAGCGGCCGGTTTCCCGTCCAGGGAGACGAACCAGGCCCTCGGGTGAGAAGACGAGGACTTCCCGCGCCCCAGCTCTAGCAGGGTTCGCTCAGAAATACCTTGCAGCTCGGCGGACATGCCGTGCCCGCCGCTGAAGGGCCCCATTCCGGCCGCCTCGTTGAGGGTGCCCGGTACCGAGACAGAGGATTCCAGGAGGTTATTGTAGCGCCCCCATATGTTCGCGTTGGTCCCTTGGCCCGGCGGTGGAGTCTCCAGAGGCTGGGGATCGTCCTGGCTGCTCTGGTGTGGACCCGCCCCACCCTGGCAGTGGTGATGAGGCGCTTTCGGCAGCGTCTGCGTGTAGCTGTCTTTGTTGGCCGGCTCTGAGTGGGCATCATAGTCAACTCCATTCCTGGGAAACGTGGCCGACTTGCAACCCGACAACTGCTGCTCCTGAACTCCAAACAGCTCCGGAGCTTGGATAATGGCCACGGGTTGGTTGTACAGGTGAACCAGCTTGTCTTGGAAGAAGTTGTCTGAAGAGTTCAAGTTGGCCCTGTTCTGCTCCGCTTTCTCCTGGATGCGAGCCACCTCGTCGCTGTTGATGTACAGAGACGACTGCTGGGAGGCTTTCATCCGCTCCAGAGCGATGTTGTCATACAGGGAACCTGCAGGGAGACTCCCTGGATCCTCCACATAGATGTTGTAGTTGGCCTTGTGCCTGGGCGTGGACAGCGTCTCGCACTGGACGCTGCAGGAGGCCAGGCTGTTGTCTCCAGACCGGAAGAGCAGGCCCTCCTCCATGTGAGTGGAGGTGGTTTGGTCTTTCTTCAGCACGGTGAGCTTCGAGAACCGggccgtcctcctcctcctcctcctcttaggTTCCCGATAGGTACCTCTGGGTACGAAAGCAGAAAACACCAGGGTCACACCTGAAGCACAAGGTCCAGAAAGTTACAAGGTCTTACCCGCAGTGACACAGAAGCAGGGACAGAAATCCGACGACGACGGCCAGAGTTCCTCCCAGAATTCCCAACAGCAAGTAGGTGTGGTACGAAAGGAAGTCCATGGAGTTTCCTTGTCCAAGATAGTCTAAAATGTTTCATGTGAATCAGTGACAGAGAGACGGTTTCAATCGCCTTCGTGAACGAGGGCTACCTTTCGATGAAGGATGGGGGGCTGCGATCCAATATCCCAGGTGGGAGGCGGTGTAAACCCAGACCAGCTCATCGCCGATCGCCTTGACCACGCCCAGACCGTGGTTCTCCCACGCACCTTCAGAAAGCATCAGGATTTTAGTGCCCTGTCGAAATGCTAACGGCACGACGGCGTGACAGCTTTCCTCCTACCCGTCTTCGGGTTGAAGGCCCAGGCCGGGACAGTGTCGGCGGCCCTCAGGTCGGTGTCACGTCCCAGCGGCAGGCTGATCTGGATGGGCCCTCGAACGTGGAGCTCGATTCCTTCGGAGAACAGCAGGACGCTGACGGCTGCCACCGCCCTCAGCTCCATGCTTCGGAAAGCTGCAAATATTACACACGTTTTGAAACAAATTCCACTGAATATTTTAGAATTTTAGTTCGTTGACATAAAATATCAACATCGGCAAGAAATTccttataacccttgtgcaatcttgtggggtcaaaataaccccacccttactaccatgacaaaggtggataaagttggaaagatttgacataatccatggacaccagtgaagatcacaaatcattgaagaaaaaaggttcagcgcactgtctagtgggtctagatgacccaactcccaacctaacgttgggagttgggtcatctagaccccacaagatagcacaagggctaaataaGTAGAGTTCTCTCCTTGCCTGATTTGCTGCTGGTGATGCCAAGGGTACAGTTGGCGCAGTCCTTCCCCAGGTGGTGCTGTGGTACGGTCAGGAATGCCGTCACCGTGGAGATGTTGCCCCTGTCGGGGAGTGTCAGGAGGCTTTTGGGGAACAGGACCTTTGGTTGCGAGGAACTGTCTGTTAAAGACAGACGAAACTGGGTTAGATAGAAAAAtgcgtttttcatttttgttgttgtcaaaaatgttttgaggCGCACCTGGTAGCTTCCTGGTGATGAGCACCGAGTCTTCAAACAGCCAGATGTTTCCCTGACTGTGGGGGAGCAGCGACAGCGTCACCACCGAGAAAACTGACGGATGACAAATAAAAGAAGCATACAAATGAATAATTttgtacaaaatattttttcggAATATAAATCgagtttttttgcatagtttggccactGGTGGAACTTTTTAAACACGCTTTTAGCATGTTCACTGTTGCGAACTGATGCTAGCGCATAaacttacagttggaagaggcttgttgCAAAATGTCATGGAGGTGAAAAACTTGCGCAACCTGCTCCAGGTATTTTATTCCGATATACGTAAGACTAGGTTTCGTATAAAGCTAGCCTTACaaaaaccgcaattattaattttttttcttcgtgaTTGATTGTCAAACAGTTATGGTAGTATATTCATGaatttgaaaaggacgctaacCATATGTCACTTCTAAATCCGAGTCCCCGAAGgctcaaagttcaacctggtttagaTTTTAATATGCGTTTAGTGGTTGcgcaaaaacccacaaaaacggACTTAATAACGTGCGTAGCAATGCGCGAAtgaaagagttttgaatgtggaagcccaaaacgcgaGTTTACATAAGAATTTTGTTTAAAGTGCTCACAGTTAGCGTGTAGTTGACTCGCTAGCATGTTCCTTATGCTATGGTTAGCTTAAGAATTGTTCATACATTGCGCTATGCCCAATCTTGTTCAAGCATTTTGTTGAGTTTGTTTCTCGCACAATTGCGACTtttatgtgtatatataaatTAATAGCAACAACCATTAGAGGGCAGTGCGGGTGTGTGGATCACTATATGCTACTGCTAGCAACGCACAAGAAATaaatctctgctttttttttttacacacctAGCATGTGATGCGTGTTCTAGAATGCGCTGAATGCACATTCGTAAACGGAAGTTAAGCATGTTTACGTGAAAGCCCGAGAATACATGCTAGCATAAGACTTTTCATTGATTGTTTCCAAGCCCGGTGTGATCATAGCATTACGCCAGCCTCGGCATTAAGTAAGCGTAAAAATTGTTTGTATGTTGcgcaaatatttaataatttatcctgtgggtttttttaagcaaaacacTGTTCTGTTAGAGAAGCTTCTATTTAATCAGAATATTATTGTTATCGATTCCGCTGTTGTGATTAGCCTTTCACCTTGAAATGTccatttttggtcattttttttggtTAGGTACAATTTTTCGCAAAACTGGAATGTGACGTATTTGGGATTTTTCTACATATTTATGGATTTTTTGGCGTGAGCGCCTCATACTCTGGAGCGACGTATCGTGCGAAACATTTGGTAGTTGGATTTTCCAGCGGATTGCGCCATTATGAATCTAACAGGGGGGTGGTTGCCGAGCACCTGCTTCCCCCTGACCTCCTTCTGTTATGCGTACACTCATGGGGACAATAGACtaaagtgaccccccccccccccttccgtGGAGgacaaagaccccccccccccccccatgactcAACTGTACCGACGCACACAGACGGGGGAGTTCTCATCACTCACTGGGTCTCTTCGCGGTGCTCCAGGGCAGGGGGGCGGGGACGTAGGCATCGCTGGTCCCCAGCAGCGTCAGCTCCGATCCCGGGTCGTACTCCACCCATAGCAGGACCTCCCCCTTGGCGTCGGTTTGGGACGAACTCCTCAAGGTGTGGTTGACGTAAAGGCCCACCGACGCCCCCGGCAGCAGCTGGCGGGTCACCAGGTCCCTAACCAGGACCTTGAGGGAAAAccctgggtgtgggggtggtggtgcaaAGGAGACCCTGAATGAGATGCGTTTGCACACGCTCAGACGCTTTTACAAAGTGATGAGGCAAGCAGAACTGAGCAGGCAGGGATGAAAACATGGAGACCAGGAGCCTGCAGACCTGAGAGGGGTTCTAGACCCCCCATCCTCATCCACTGTTGACCCCACAAGCTCCTGACGTCACAACAAAGCTTAAAGTTGATTTATATGCTCCCCATCATTGTGCCTGAgtagaccccccctcccccttcctTCTTTGTTTGTACCTGCTGTCTGACTCGTGGGTGTGGGCACGCGCCGCGGGTCATCCGTGTCTCTGACCGCGACGGTGAAGCCATTGTCCCCGGttagggaggaggaggaggatgaagaagaggaggagggtgcCGCCCTCACTGCTCCGTCCAGGCAGGAGATCAAAAGCAGCcagcggaggaagaggagcggcgCGCGGCGATCAGCAGCCATGGCTGGCGGACATAACGGAGCGCGCGGCACGCGCTCAAACGAGGAGGTCCGGCGGCGGGGTCGCGTGCGTCACCAAAGGCCTCGTGCCGCTCGGTTTCTGTGGTCTTCGGTGCGGACGGTGGAAAAGGATGCTGGGGCTGGAAAAGATCGTGTGTTAAAGCGAGGGGTGTCACTCCGCAgcgaaaaagaaaagaattaaaGTCTGGGCAAAATCACAATCACGGACCTAATTATTTTGACAGAagtaatcaaaattaaaatacaaacgaTTTTGACGAAAAGTGTGACGCACTGAGATCGTTGTTTTTAACAGACGAAGGGAAAATAGTCAGAGTGAGAAGTCTGTTTGCATAAAGCATCTTTGCAGTGTCTGGAGATGTTACGTCACACTGAGATCTGCGAGCAGCCTGTCTTGTGATGTCAGACAGATTCAGatcacataaataaataaaaacaatatactgttggtaaaatatttaaacatttagaatCCTGGTGCTGATTTATCCAGTTACTGAAGGTAATAATACCTTTAAacactaatgaaaaaaataaaaaagaactacCCTAAACACTATTTTGTTCTAAATGTtgacgttttgtcatttttaatttgaagcGATGGTTTAAAAAAGTATTCTTGACACACTATTGCTTCTTTCACGCAATTAATGTTTTctccaaaaataaatgaatgaataaataaataaacaaacaaacaaacattaaagGTCAGAGTTTAAGTGTGTAAtgtcctacaaaataaaagctttgtcAAAACATGATGGtaaatttaatatatatatatagtataacTTACTGGAAATAAGTGTTTTAAAACActacacactttaaaaaaacagtttttgacacagtacccctcccctccctagacaaataaataaataacagttgCATTTTCTCATaagttttctcataaatttgtgttttggtgtttttaacatgtacttctGCATTTTTATGATTATGGTGGGCACGTTTAAAAGAAATTAggcataaaactgcatttttacatAGAACAATAGCTATCAAATTAGTTGGGGTTTAAAAGTGTTCTAAAAGAATCTTTACGTTGAGGTTTTAGACTGTTCCAAAAATCAAGGGCCAAAACGCTAAAAACAATTTTCCCTGCAAGATTAATAACAGGTCTTCCAGGGGTCTTATTTTTAGACTTAAGTCGAGGCGGATTTTCATTGGTCAGTTGtattgacacacacacacaagcacacatacaaaaaagcCCATTCGTTAATCAATCGGAGTGTTTATGTCGCCTCCGTCCCCTCTGACGTCCGTCTCTCCGCACCACCATTGGTTAACATGTCAATGCGTGCAGCAAAAAGCCGGAGAAACGGGAAACAGgtctgagttaaaaaaaaaaaagctttcaaaataaaactttttaaaattctattttattttgaaggtaaaAACCGCAGACGTCAATTGTTTCCACAAACAACGAACGTTGAATTTTGGGGGTACGAGAGCGTCATTCATGacacaaaacatgtattttacaaCATTTCTGTTAGGAAGGTTAGCGAAGAGAGCGGGATCAACTGCCcgggacaaaccactcctccggGACTAAAGGGGGGCGGACCTAAGACGGAACGGAGACGCACCACAGAGTGTAGATCCAGGGTCCAGCTACGGTTACGCTACGCGTTCATGGCACCATTTCCAATGAAACGTTTATGTAAACATCATAAAAGAGCATGTCGGGATTTCACGTTCAAAACTTTAGCGCTCATGCAACCATTCAAACATAACAGATGGACTAGtgagaattttgtttttggaatcGAGTTAGATTGCCACCACCATGGAGTTCAGATTTTATCTGATATGAAAATGTCTGTTTGGTTAAGTCAAAAATACTG
The sequence above is drawn from the Oryzias latipes chromosome 2, ASM223467v1 genome and encodes:
- the LOC101172560 gene encoding protein FAM171B isoform X2; translation: MAADRRAPLLFLRWLLLISCLDGAVRAAPSSSSSSSSSSLTGDNGFTVAVRDTDDPRRVPTPTSQTAGFSLKVLVRDLVTRQLLPGASVGLYVNHTLRSSSQTDAKGEVLLWVEYDPGSELTLLGTSDAYVPAPLPWSTAKRPIFSVVTLSLLPHSQGNIWLFEDSVLITRKLPDSSSQPKVLFPKSLLTLPDRGNISTVTAFLTVPQHHLGKDCANCTLGITSSKSAFRSMELRAVAAVSVLLFSEGIELHVRGPIQISLPLGRDTDLRAADTVPAWAFNPKTGAWENHGLGVVKAIGDELVWVYTASHLGYWIAAPHPSSKGNSMDFLSYHTYLLLGILGGTLAVVVGFLSLLLCHCGGTYREPKRRRRRRTARFSKLTVLKKDQTTSTHMEEGLLFRSGDNSLASCSVQCETLSTPRHKANYNIYVEDPGSLPAGSLYDNIALERMKASQQSSLYINSDEVARIQEKAEQNRANLNSSDNFFQDKLVHLYNQPVAIIQAPELFGVQEQQLSGCKSATFPRNGVDYDAHSEPANKDSYTQTLPKAPHHHCQGGAGPHQSSQDDPQPLETPPPGQGTNANIWGRYNNLLESSVSVPGTLNEAAGMGPFSGGHGMSAELQGISERTLLELGRGKSSSSHPRAWFVSLDGKPAAQVRHSIIELQTRHRPPSSNDTSLDSGVDMNEPQQSIRETERDRPSFRGTSFHLHGRGGRHSEEQDLSSSESGTTATCTPEDPSLRNILDGSSGAIPNIPEERDGMDTSSAQEDSESRGTPPPRRLRKVREKGKTDKRSTKHVREGRPMTKRS
- the LOC101172560 gene encoding protein FAM171B isoform X1 — encoded protein: MAADRRAPLLFLRWLLLISCLDGAVRAAPSSSSSSSSSSLTGDNGFTVAVRDTDDPRRVPTPTSQTAGFSLKVLVRDLVTRQLLPGASVGLYVNHTLRSSSQTDAKGEVLLWVEYDPGSELTLLGTSDAYVPAPLPWSTAKRPIFSVVTLSLLPHSQGNIWLFEDSVLITRKLPDSSSQPKVLFPKSLLTLPDRGNISTVTAFLTVPQHHLGKDCANCTLGITSSKSAFRSMELRAVAAVSVLLFSEGIELHVRGPIQISLPLGRDTDLRAADTVPAWAFNPKTGAWENHGLGVVKAIGDELVWVYTASHLGYWIAAPHPSSKDYLGQGNSMDFLSYHTYLLLGILGGTLAVVVGFLSLLLCHCGGTYREPKRRRRRRTARFSKLTVLKKDQTTSTHMEEGLLFRSGDNSLASCSVQCETLSTPRHKANYNIYVEDPGSLPAGSLYDNIALERMKASQQSSLYINSDEVARIQEKAEQNRANLNSSDNFFQDKLVHLYNQPVAIIQAPELFGVQEQQLSGCKSATFPRNGVDYDAHSEPANKDSYTQTLPKAPHHHCQGGAGPHQSSQDDPQPLETPPPGQGTNANIWGRYNNLLESSVSVPGTLNEAAGMGPFSGGHGMSAELQGISERTLLELGRGKSSSSHPRAWFVSLDGKPAAQVRHSIIELQTRHRPPSSNDTSLDSGVDMNEPQQSIRETERDRPSFRGTSFHLHGRGGRHSEEQDLSSSESGTTATCTPEDPSLRNILDGSSGAIPNIPEERDGMDTSSAQEDSESRGTPPPRRLRKVREKGKTDKRSTKHVREGRPMTKRS